A genomic region of Rhipicephalus sanguineus isolate Rsan-2018 chromosome 1, BIME_Rsan_1.4, whole genome shotgun sequence contains the following coding sequences:
- the LOC125757537 gene encoding uncharacterized protein LOC125757537: protein MVRDRLSEYLEARHTIADTMYGFRPHRSAQDSCNSIVTLSNRSNIPVTTRYVRQFLMERRTYLRIQDKEHGPYPLGVQHALYADDITLWATQGFLGSIETCLQHAASIVDNYARSCGLECSPTKSDLLHGRIRPHHGGWYTAAVVHQTVPIQGLTFRAPDITHAEEVAIALAAADPASRIIITDSRRACQNLTRGRISDRAAEILKRCYYLDRPNPRTVIWTPAHTGLAGNEAADASARALNYRDPPGPPSPDVPEPNPATSFREITAMYKSNRLRFPPPASGLPKKDERWLLRLYTNTVLGPAILKHFNPAFSGECPHCDHPFADTFHMVWACPSNPAVPPLPSPSPPTRESWEAALLGCSTLEDQRALVARARAAAEATGVPD, encoded by the exons ATGGTCCGGGACAGGCTCTCTGAATACCTAGAGGCCCGACACACTATTGCAGACACTATGTACGGCTTCCGCCCACATCGCTCTGCTCAGGACTCCTGCAACTCCATCGTGACGTTGTCGAACCGGTCGAACATCCCAGTGACGACAAG GTACGTCCGCCAATTCCTCATGGAACGGCGGACATACCTGCGTATTCAAGACAAGGAGCATGGACCGTACCCCCTCG GCGTGCAGCACGCTCTGTACGCCGACGACATCACGCTATGGGCAACCCAGGGTTTCCTTGGTAGCATCGAGACGTGCCTGCAACATGCCGCGTCGATTGTTGACAACTACGCCCGCAGCTGCGGTCTCGAATGCTCACCCACCAAATCGGA TCTTTTACACGGACGCATCCGGCCCCACCACGGCGGGTGGTACACGGCCGCTGTGGTTCACCAAACCGTACCTATTCAAGGGCTCACCTTTCGAGCACCGGACATCACACACGCGGAAGAGGTCGCCATAGCCCTCGCCGCAGCGGACCCCGCATCTCGGATAATTATTACCGATTCGCGGAGGGCGTGCCAAAATCTCACCCGGGGTCGCATCAGTGATCGCGCCGCCGAAATCCTTAAGCGATGCTATTATCTAGATCGCCCAAATCCACGCACCGTCATCTGGACTCCGGCTCATACGGGGCTAGCTGGAAACGAGGCTGCAGATGCCTCGGCCCGCGCGCTTAATTACCGGGACCCGCCCGGCCCCCCATCGCCTGATGTTCCAGAACCCAATCCGGCTACCTCTTTCAGAGAAATCACCGCTATGTACAAATCGAACAGGCTCCGCTTCCCACCCCCGGCATCGGGCCTGCCCAAGAAGGACGAGCGCTGGCTCCTCCGTCTCTACACCAATACAGTATTGGGCCCGGCGATACTCAAACACTTCAATCCGGCATTCTCTGGGGAATGCCCGCACTGTGACCATCCGTTCGCGGATactttccacatggtgtgggcatgcccctcAAACCCGGCGGTCCCGCCacttccctccccttccccccctaCCCGAGAGAGCTGGGAGGCTGCCCTGCTcggttgctcgaccctggaggaccAGCGTGCCCTAGTGGCCCGAGCGCGTGCTGCAGCAGAAGCCACAggggtcccggactag